A part of Melittangium boletus DSM 14713 genomic DNA contains:
- a CDS encoding HYR domain-containing protein, with protein sequence MRPPFTGNFEPELQWEWTGGAVLPEYKQVMMTPAVVDVNGDGTPDIVFSTFAGGNYLADGVLRAISGEDGHALWTATDASARVKPGASIAAGDIDGDGLVEICGIPENGRGIICFENDGTFKFRSAEAAYDYNEWGGPSLADLDGDGSVEILDGNRVYSNTGELLWVGSDGMGGALYTGPVSFAVDLDQDGKLEVINGRSVYNFDGTLRCANTEIPHGFAGVANFDGDVAGEIVVAGDGKVSLLDDDCSLLWTREVYVTGHAQSAAGHGGPPNIADFDGDGQLEIGLPGDWNYTVYGSDGGVKWSQSTQDYSSGRTASTTFDFEDDGRLEVIYADEVHLRIYDGATGAVRWQIRNSSGTTHEYPLVVDVDGDDAAEIIVVSNNHAYPGQNGIRVFHDRQEGWANTRRTWNQHAYSVTHVHNDGSIPAHPTTNWLHPKLNNFRSNVAFYLGEGPSPYAAADLAASDVTASCDGEGSLVLGASVRNLGEAPVGAGVKVAFYRGNPASGGTLLGVTAVTEPLPVGGRATATLVVASSFTGTTEVWAVVDDDGTGKGGTTECREDNNSTSASANLSCAVTPSNKPPVALCRDVTVNADMACLGRSSVDNGSYDPDNGPSPLSVTEAPSTSFGLGTHPVTLTASDGEASASCVGHVTVVDTTKPAVSCPASQVLDTCSLTGATATFDLSATDNCGAPAVTCSYASGSTFPVGETSVTCSAKDGSGNTSACGFKVNVRRDMTPPVLKCPTAPVVVNTCAGSSQATFDVSATDNCGPVAVTCSHASGSSFPAGNTSVSCSARDSSGNTASCDFSVQVGGSDASTPPTPGADLGHELWSPNHKYESLTLSDCAAPAKDACGGSLPLEQYGRILRITSDEVEDANGNGDGRTCDDMVIVNPTSMQLRSEREGTGDGRVYTVTYVVTQPSGASSQGTCRVHVPHDQSGRGTVDSGAKFCVGEGCPQGTAEHSELCQ encoded by the coding sequence GTGCGTCCCCCCTTCACGGGCAACTTCGAGCCCGAGCTGCAGTGGGAGTGGACGGGCGGTGCGGTGTTGCCCGAGTACAAGCAGGTGATGATGACGCCGGCGGTGGTGGACGTGAACGGGGATGGCACCCCGGACATCGTCTTCAGCACCTTCGCGGGTGGCAACTACCTCGCGGACGGCGTGCTGCGAGCCATCAGTGGCGAGGATGGCCATGCCCTGTGGACGGCGACGGACGCCTCGGCCCGGGTGAAGCCGGGCGCCAGCATCGCCGCCGGTGACATCGATGGCGATGGGCTGGTGGAGATCTGCGGCATCCCCGAGAACGGGCGCGGCATCATCTGCTTCGAGAACGACGGCACCTTCAAGTTCCGCTCGGCCGAGGCCGCGTACGACTACAACGAGTGGGGAGGCCCCTCGCTGGCGGATCTGGACGGTGACGGTTCCGTGGAGATCCTCGATGGCAACCGCGTATACAGCAACACCGGGGAGTTGCTGTGGGTGGGCTCCGATGGCATGGGCGGCGCCCTGTACACGGGGCCCGTGTCCTTCGCGGTGGACCTCGACCAGGACGGCAAGCTCGAGGTGATCAACGGCCGCTCCGTCTACAACTTCGACGGCACCCTCCGTTGCGCCAACACGGAGATTCCTCACGGCTTCGCGGGCGTGGCCAACTTCGACGGTGACGTGGCGGGAGAGATCGTCGTGGCGGGCGATGGGAAGGTGAGCCTGCTCGACGACGACTGCTCGCTGCTGTGGACCCGGGAGGTGTACGTGACGGGGCATGCGCAGTCCGCAGCCGGACACGGCGGCCCGCCCAACATCGCGGACTTCGATGGCGACGGCCAGCTCGAGATCGGCCTGCCCGGCGACTGGAACTACACCGTCTACGGCTCCGACGGCGGCGTGAAATGGTCCCAGTCCACGCAGGACTACAGCTCGGGCCGTACCGCCTCCACCACGTTCGACTTCGAGGATGATGGCCGCCTCGAGGTCATCTACGCCGACGAAGTGCACCTGCGCATCTACGACGGCGCCACGGGCGCGGTGCGCTGGCAGATCCGCAACAGCTCGGGCACCACGCACGAGTACCCGCTCGTCGTGGACGTGGATGGAGATGACGCCGCGGAGATCATCGTGGTGTCCAACAACCACGCGTACCCGGGCCAGAACGGCATCCGCGTGTTCCACGACCGCCAGGAAGGCTGGGCCAACACCCGGCGCACCTGGAACCAGCACGCGTACTCGGTGACCCACGTCCACAACGACGGTTCCATCCCGGCGCACCCGACCACCAACTGGCTCCACCCGAAGCTCAACAACTTCCGCTCCAACGTCGCCTTCTACCTGGGCGAGGGCCCCAGCCCCTACGCCGCCGCGGACCTCGCCGCCTCCGACGTGACCGCCTCGTGCGATGGAGAGGGCTCGCTCGTGCTCGGCGCGAGCGTGCGCAACCTGGGGGAGGCCCCCGTGGGCGCGGGCGTGAAGGTGGCGTTCTACAGGGGCAACCCGGCCTCGGGCGGTACGCTGCTTGGCGTGACGGCCGTCACGGAGCCGCTGCCGGTGGGGGGCCGTGCCACCGCCACGCTCGTGGTGGCTTCCTCCTTCACGGGCACCACCGAGGTGTGGGCCGTGGTGGATGACGACGGCACGGGCAAGGGCGGCACCACCGAGTGCCGCGAGGACAACAACAGCACCTCCGCGTCGGCGAACCTCTCGTGCGCGGTGACCCCGAGCAACAAGCCGCCGGTGGCCCTGTGCCGCGACGTCACCGTCAACGCCGACATGGCCTGCCTCGGCCGCTCCAGCGTGGACAACGGCAGCTATGATCCGGACAACGGGCCGTCGCCGCTCTCCGTGACCGAGGCGCCCTCCACGTCCTTTGGCCTGGGCACCCACCCGGTGACCCTGACGGCCTCGGATGGAGAGGCGAGCGCCTCGTGCGTGGGCCACGTCACCGTGGTGGACACCACGAAGCCCGCGGTGAGCTGCCCCGCCTCGCAGGTGCTCGACACGTGCTCGCTGACGGGGGCCACCGCCACCTTCGACCTCTCCGCCACGGACAACTGCGGCGCGCCCGCCGTCACCTGCTCGTATGCCTCCGGCTCCACCTTCCCCGTGGGCGAGACGTCCGTCACCTGCTCCGCGAAGGATGGCTCTGGCAACACCTCCGCCTGTGGCTTCAAGGTGAATGTGCGCAGGGACATGACGCCGCCCGTGTTGAAGTGCCCCACGGCGCCGGTGGTGGTGAATACGTGCGCGGGAAGCTCCCAGGCCACCTTCGACGTCTCCGCCACGGACAACTGCGGCCCGGTGGCCGTCACCTGCTCGCATGCCTCCGGCTCCTCGTTCCCGGCGGGCAACACCTCCGTGTCCTGCTCGGCGAGGGACTCCTCTGGCAACACCGCCTCCTGCGACTTCTCCGTCCAGGTGGGGGGCTCGGATGCGTCCACGCCGCCCACTCCCGGCGCGGATCTGGGTCACGAGCTGTGGTCACCCAACCACAAATACGAGTCCCTGACGCTGTCCGACTGCGCCGCCCCGGCGAAGGACGCGTGTGGCGGCTCGCTGCCCCTGGAGCAGTACGGGCGCATCCTGCGCATCACCTCGGACGAGGTGGAGGACGCCAATGGCAACGGCGATGGCCGCACGTGCGACGACATGGTCATCGTCAACCCCACGTCCATGCAGCTGCGCTCCGAGCGTGAGGGCACGGGCGACGGCCGCGTCTACACCGTGACGTACGTGGTCACCCAACCCTCCGGGGCTTCCTCGCAGGGCACCTGCCGCGTCCATGTGCCGCATGATCAGTCCGGCCGGGGCACGGTGGACAGCGGTGCGAAGTTCTGCGTCGGTGAGGGGTGTCCGCAGGGGACCGCGGAACACAGTGAGCTCTGCCAGTAG
- a CDS encoding M48 family metallopeptidase gives MGVRSSTVRAMAAVGFLLLFYAVALGVAGALLSLPYLLYTTHRFHALLTVLCLAGAGVLSWSLLPRRERFVPPGFRLTEAEHPRLFAAIRDVAQRMGTRMPDAVYLVEDVNAYVRQVGGVFGLGGRRVLSLGLGLLAVDNLSQWRAAVAHEFGHFQSGDTWLAGVLCATRSAMGRTLGGWRFFSWVPETFLRLTQALSREQELVADTWSVRLAGKRAHLSGLRWEALHAAAWRRFLAQEVLPLASRGVVPDNLFEGYRRYLASADWAEGLRELGATSERASCPYDSHPSLAERIAFAERLDVPEVPLDERPAYTLLSDAEALERRFTVQLWPRAVEFIPWSEAGAHWRTLWNETASRVQARVPDFSLARVSALVKDARAWDAFAEAIHPRLVGYRAPDRAERVREVVAHAVSAYLASILAEHGMVWRTSPGEPLRLECEGEPVDPAALVDGWLEGTLGLEVLERLRARLSVDAHAAWRLREEERTEALAPLAAVTVEREGDAVTVRAPFSRLGLPHCCALCGGDIASHVETRFHVGGVLRDDGDITIEVPVCQAHAHQPHKAFKVRHYEEASDLITLEVPTLEYARLIQRSNA, from the coding sequence TTGGGGGTCCGCTCGTCCACGGTTCGCGCGATGGCCGCCGTGGGCTTCCTGCTGCTGTTCTACGCGGTGGCCCTGGGAGTCGCGGGGGCGCTCCTGTCTCTGCCCTATCTGCTGTACACGACCCACCGCTTCCACGCGCTGCTCACCGTGTTGTGTCTGGCGGGCGCGGGCGTGCTCTCGTGGAGCCTGCTGCCGCGGCGCGAGCGCTTCGTGCCCCCGGGGTTCCGGCTCACCGAGGCGGAGCATCCCCGGTTGTTCGCCGCCATCCGTGACGTGGCCCAGCGCATGGGCACGCGGATGCCCGACGCGGTGTACCTGGTGGAGGACGTGAACGCCTACGTCCGCCAGGTGGGCGGCGTGTTCGGCCTGGGCGGCCGGCGGGTGCTGAGCCTCGGCTTGGGACTGCTGGCGGTGGACAACCTCTCGCAGTGGCGCGCGGCGGTGGCGCACGAGTTCGGTCATTTCCAGAGTGGGGACACGTGGCTGGCGGGCGTGTTGTGCGCCACGCGCTCGGCGATGGGACGCACCCTGGGCGGGTGGCGTTTCTTCTCCTGGGTGCCCGAGACATTCCTGCGCCTCACCCAGGCCCTGAGCCGGGAGCAGGAGCTGGTGGCGGACACGTGGAGCGTGCGCCTCGCGGGCAAGCGCGCGCACCTGTCCGGACTGCGGTGGGAAGCGCTGCACGCCGCGGCCTGGCGCCGCTTCCTCGCGCAGGAGGTGCTGCCGCTCGCGAGCCGGGGCGTGGTGCCGGACAACCTCTTCGAGGGCTACCGCCGCTACCTCGCGAGCGCCGACTGGGCCGAGGGGCTGCGCGAGCTGGGCGCCACGTCCGAGCGCGCCTCGTGCCCGTATGACTCGCACCCGAGCCTGGCGGAGCGCATCGCCTTCGCCGAGCGGCTGGACGTGCCGGAGGTGCCCCTGGACGAGCGGCCCGCGTACACGCTGCTGTCGGACGCGGAGGCGCTGGAGCGGCGCTTCACGGTGCAGCTCTGGCCACGCGCGGTGGAGTTCATCCCCTGGAGCGAGGCGGGGGCGCACTGGCGCACGCTGTGGAACGAGACGGCCAGCCGCGTCCAGGCGCGGGTGCCGGATTTCAGCCTGGCGCGGGTGTCGGCGCTGGTGAAGGACGCGCGCGCGTGGGACGCCTTCGCGGAGGCCATCCACCCGCGGCTCGTGGGTTACCGGGCGCCGGACCGGGCCGAGCGGGTGCGCGAGGTGGTGGCCCACGCGGTGAGCGCGTACCTGGCGAGCATCCTCGCCGAGCACGGCATGGTGTGGCGCACCTCCCCCGGAGAGCCGCTGCGGCTCGAATGCGAGGGCGAGCCGGTGGACCCCGCGGCGTTGGTGGACGGGTGGTTGGAGGGCACGCTCGGGCTGGAGGTGCTGGAGCGGCTGCGCGCGCGGCTCTCGGTGGATGCCCACGCCGCGTGGCGGCTGCGGGAGGAGGAGCGCACCGAGGCGTTGGCGCCCCTGGCCGCGGTGACGGTGGAGCGCGAGGGCGACGCGGTGACGGTGCGCGCGCCCTTCTCGCGCCTGGGCCTGCCCCACTGTTGTGCCTTGTGTGGCGGCGACATCGCGAGCCATGTGGAGACGCGCTTCCACGTGGGCGGCGTGCTGCGCGACGACGGCGACATCACCATCGAGGTGCCCGTCTGCCAGGCGCACGCGCACCAGCCCCACAAGGCCTTCAAGGTCCGTCATTACGAGGAGGCGTCGGACCTCATCACCCTGGAGGTCCCCACGCTCGAGTACGCGCGGCTCATCCAGCGCAGCAACGCGTGA
- a CDS encoding bifunctional metallophosphatase/5'-nucleotidase, with protein MKTLLPRFGVPLSTALWAALLVSCAHTGGGQPPLTQPSAPPPVHLRLLAINDFHGNLAPPEGSSGDIRTDTGRVKAGGAAWLASHLNQLRASAPGPTLMVSSGDLIGASPLVSALFHDEPTIEAMNLMGLALNAVGNHEFDEGAAELLRLQTGGCHPQDGCQGKERFEGARFQFLAANVVDARGATLFPPYAVREFEGVKVAFIGMTLQGTPEIVNAAGIQGLRFLDEADTVNALVPGLREQGVKAIVVLVHEGGLQKPGGPYDGCEGLSGPIVDIVHRLDAEVDVVLSAHTHQSYNCVLEGKRVTSAASYGRLITHLDLVLDRTSGDVVETSAHNVIVTREGAGEDAVRALVEHYDALSAPLRDRVLGRVTAPLRKTDERLWPSGESTLGNFISDAQLEATRDAGAQVSFMNPGGIRADLDAGDVTYGEAVTVQPFGNALVTLTLSGEQLHQLLEEQWKGDSARILQPSRGFTYTWSESAPVGQKVDPASLRLNGEPVRPEALYRVSVSSFLAGGGDGFRALTLGTNRQGGPLDVDAMDSFLKAHSPVAPPSTDRIQRVK; from the coding sequence ATGAAAACCCTCCTCCCCCGCTTCGGTGTTCCGCTCTCCACGGCGCTGTGGGCCGCGCTGCTCGTCTCCTGCGCCCATACGGGGGGTGGACAGCCGCCCCTGACGCAACCCTCCGCGCCCCCGCCCGTGCACCTGCGGTTGCTCGCCATCAACGACTTCCACGGAAACCTCGCGCCACCCGAGGGCTCGTCCGGGGACATCCGCACCGACACCGGGCGCGTGAAGGCGGGAGGCGCGGCCTGGCTCGCCAGCCACCTGAACCAGCTGCGCGCCTCCGCGCCGGGGCCCACCCTGATGGTGTCCTCGGGAGACCTCATCGGCGCGAGCCCCCTCGTGTCCGCGCTCTTCCACGACGAGCCCACCATCGAGGCGATGAACCTCATGGGCCTGGCGCTCAACGCCGTGGGCAACCACGAGTTCGACGAGGGCGCCGCGGAGCTCCTGCGCCTGCAGACCGGGGGCTGCCACCCCCAGGACGGGTGCCAGGGCAAGGAGCGCTTCGAGGGCGCGCGCTTCCAGTTCCTCGCGGCCAACGTGGTCGACGCCCGGGGCGCCACGCTCTTTCCGCCCTACGCGGTGCGCGAGTTCGAGGGCGTGAAGGTGGCGTTCATCGGCATGACGCTCCAGGGCACGCCGGAGATCGTCAACGCCGCGGGCATCCAGGGCCTGCGCTTCCTCGACGAGGCGGACACCGTCAACGCGCTCGTGCCCGGCCTGAGGGAGCAGGGCGTGAAGGCCATCGTCGTGCTGGTCCACGAGGGCGGCCTCCAGAAGCCGGGCGGCCCGTATGACGGGTGCGAGGGGCTGTCCGGCCCCATCGTGGACATCGTGCACCGGCTGGACGCCGAGGTGGATGTCGTCCTCAGCGCCCACACCCACCAGTCCTACAACTGCGTGCTCGAGGGCAAGCGCGTCACCAGCGCGGCGTCCTATGGGCGGCTCATCACCCACCTGGACCTGGTGTTGGATCGCACGAGCGGCGACGTGGTGGAGACGAGCGCCCACAACGTCATCGTCACGCGCGAGGGCGCGGGAGAGGACGCGGTGCGCGCGCTCGTCGAGCACTACGACGCGCTGTCGGCGCCGCTGAGGGATCGGGTGCTCGGCCGCGTGACGGCGCCCCTGCGCAAGACGGACGAGCGCCTGTGGCCCTCCGGCGAGTCCACGCTGGGCAACTTCATCTCCGACGCGCAACTGGAGGCCACGCGGGACGCGGGCGCGCAGGTGTCCTTCATGAATCCGGGGGGAATCCGGGCGGACCTCGACGCGGGCGACGTCACCTACGGCGAGGCCGTCACCGTGCAGCCCTTCGGCAACGCCCTGGTGACGCTCACGCTCTCCGGCGAGCAGCTGCACCAGTTGCTCGAGGAGCAGTGGAAGGGCGACTCGGCGCGCATCCTCCAGCCCTCGCGCGGCTTCACCTATACCTGGAGCGAGTCGGCGCCCGTGGGCCAGAAGGTGGACCCCGCCAGCCTGCGCCTGAATGGCGAACCCGTGCGCCCCGAGGCCCTCTACCGCGTGTCCGTCAGCAGCTTCCTCGCGGGCGGCGGCGATGGCTTCCGCGCCCTCACCCTGGGCACGAATCGTCAGGGAGGTCCGCTGGACGTGGACGCCATGGATTCCTTCCTCAAGGCACATTCCCCGGTGGCGCCCCCGTCCACCGACCGCATCCAGCGCGTGAAGTAA
- a CDS encoding alpha/beta fold hydrolase produces the protein MLVAACTHQAVLTDKQPLTVGEYQSVINGVRLYYRVAGVEGPEWQAPVLFLHGGPGYNSYSFARLMGARLEKSRRMVYLDQRGCGRSERPWDGNYGMDAQLADLEALRETLGVERWVLMGHSLGATLALEYATRHPKRVAGVVYVSGLSDSAASFATWKKELERQYPGRLAMTELPGEHSDYERVMRALRGLDAQDFFNQLQFHDTTYLRMQEAVDAESGLRNTGELSRAMFATELPGYRFAAAERVRTPVLVIGGRHDASIGVDSLVALARALPGATFLEYERSGHFPYLEEADRFEKDVTRFLASLP, from the coding sequence GTGCTGGTCGCAGCTTGTACGCATCAAGCGGTCCTCACGGACAAACAGCCCCTGACCGTGGGCGAGTACCAGAGCGTCATCAACGGCGTCCGGCTGTACTACCGCGTCGCCGGAGTCGAGGGTCCCGAGTGGCAGGCCCCCGTGCTCTTCCTGCACGGCGGCCCCGGCTACAACAGCTACAGCTTCGCCCGGCTCATGGGCGCGCGCCTGGAGAAGAGTCGGCGCATGGTCTACCTGGACCAGCGGGGCTGCGGCCGCTCCGAGCGCCCCTGGGATGGCAACTACGGCATGGACGCGCAGCTCGCGGACCTGGAGGCCCTGCGCGAGACGCTGGGCGTGGAGCGCTGGGTGCTCATGGGCCATTCGCTCGGCGCCACGCTGGCCTTGGAGTACGCGACGCGCCACCCGAAGCGCGTGGCGGGGGTGGTGTACGTGAGCGGCCTGTCGGACTCAGCGGCGTCCTTCGCCACCTGGAAGAAGGAGCTGGAGCGCCAGTACCCGGGGCGGCTGGCCATGACGGAGCTGCCCGGAGAGCACTCGGACTACGAGCGGGTGATGCGCGCCCTGCGCGGCCTGGATGCCCAGGACTTCTTCAACCAGTTGCAGTTCCACGACACCACCTACCTGCGGATGCAGGAAGCGGTGGACGCCGAGAGCGGCCTGCGCAACACGGGCGAGCTGTCGCGGGCCATGTTCGCCACGGAGCTGCCCGGCTACCGCTTCGCCGCGGCCGAGCGCGTGCGCACCCCGGTGCTCGTCATCGGCGGGCGCCATGACGCCTCCATCGGCGTGGACAGCCTGGTGGCGCTCGCCAGGGCCCTGCCCGGCGCCACCTTCCTGGAGTACGAGCGCAGCGGACACTTCCCCTACTTGGAAGAGGCGGACCGCTTCGAGAAGGACGTGACGCGCTTCCTCGCCTCGCTACCGTGA
- the clpP gene encoding ATP-dependent Clp endopeptidase proteolytic subunit ClpP: MNVPFVIETTHRGERAYDLYSRLLKDRIVMLGTPVNDDVANLIVAQLLFLESEDPDKGINLYINSPGGSVTAGLAIYDTMQYVKCPVSTICVGQAASMGALLLLAGAPGKRYALPNARIMIHQPLGGAQGQASDIDIQAKEILRLRSYINGLFVKHTGHTIERIEKDTERDYFMSAEESRQYGLIDEVVTKQIAVPAPSKS; encoded by the coding sequence ATGAACGTTCCCTTCGTCATCGAGACCACCCACCGCGGTGAGCGGGCCTACGACCTCTACAGCCGCCTCCTCAAGGACCGCATCGTCATGCTGGGCACGCCCGTGAACGATGATGTGGCCAACCTCATCGTCGCCCAGCTGCTCTTCCTCGAGTCCGAGGACCCGGACAAGGGCATCAACCTCTACATCAACTCGCCCGGAGGCTCGGTGACGGCGGGTCTGGCCATCTATGACACGATGCAGTACGTCAAGTGCCCCGTGTCCACCATCTGCGTCGGGCAGGCCGCGTCCATGGGCGCCCTGCTCCTGCTCGCCGGGGCACCGGGCAAGCGCTATGCGCTGCCCAACGCGCGCATCATGATTCACCAGCCGCTGGGTGGAGCCCAGGGCCAGGCGTCGGACATCGACATCCAGGCCAAGGAAATCCTGCGCCTGCGCTCGTACATCAACGGGCTCTTCGTGAAGCACACGGGCCACACCATCGAGCGGATCGAAAAGGACACCGAGCGCGACTACTTCATGAGCGCCGAGGAGTCGCGGCAGTACGGCCTCATCGACGAGGTGGTGACCAAGCAGATCGCCGTGCCCGCTCCCTCCAAGAGCTAG
- a CDS encoding CPCC family cysteine-rich protein, with the protein MRREQLIQLIAREVVARRPPHEKLKELPAYWDWDEDSPGWALLHPRVREELLHRAGSPPWLWRSAYDAFFEFVEQDARRIVRNEALLTEARALGVPVSSVEGVPDKAHRCPCCGFRTFEWRGEYDLCPVCQWEDECAEDSFEDGPARLERFSLPHHMTRAEYRQRYEARRDAELKDPVLALKYERYAR; encoded by the coding sequence ATGCGCCGAGAACAGCTCATCCAGCTCATCGCCCGGGAGGTGGTGGCGCGCCGTCCGCCCCACGAGAAGCTCAAGGAGCTGCCCGCGTACTGGGACTGGGATGAGGACTCTCCTGGCTGGGCCCTGCTCCACCCGCGCGTGCGCGAGGAACTGCTCCACCGCGCGGGCTCGCCGCCGTGGCTCTGGCGCTCGGCGTATGACGCCTTCTTCGAGTTCGTCGAGCAGGATGCCCGGCGCATCGTGCGCAACGAGGCCCTGCTCACGGAGGCCCGGGCGCTGGGCGTGCCCGTGAGCTCCGTCGAGGGTGTTCCCGACAAGGCCCACCGCTGTCCGTGCTGCGGCTTCCGGACCTTCGAGTGGCGGGGTGAGTACGACCTCTGCCCCGTGTGCCAGTGGGAGGACGAGTGCGCCGAGGACTCCTTCGAGGATGGCCCGGCGCGGCTGGAGCGCTTCAGCCTGCCGCACCACATGACGCGCGCGGAGTACCGCCAGCGCTACGAGGCGCGGCGGGACGCGGAGCTGAAGGACCCCGTGCTCGCCCTCAAATACGAGCGCTACGCGCGGTGA
- a CDS encoding DoxX family protein, which produces MSDRTSTVSDAALGHLVLRAMLGVNMAVHGLTRVGDPNAFAQGLVTAFASTPLPSWSVRAFALVLPFVELTVGLGLLVGWHLRVFLLLGGLTLVSLTFGTCLRQDWNSAGLQLIYGFAFAWLLRHAADARFCVDSWRAGRDSR; this is translated from the coding sequence ATGAGCGATAGAACCTCCACCGTGTCGGATGCCGCGCTGGGTCACCTCGTCCTGCGGGCGATGCTGGGCGTGAACATGGCCGTCCACGGGCTCACCCGCGTGGGAGACCCCAATGCGTTCGCCCAGGGCCTGGTCACCGCCTTCGCCTCCACGCCGCTTCCCTCCTGGAGCGTGCGGGCCTTCGCCCTCGTGCTCCCCTTCGTCGAGCTGACGGTGGGGCTGGGTCTCCTGGTCGGCTGGCACCTGCGCGTCTTCCTGCTGCTCGGGGGCCTGACGCTCGTGTCGCTCACGTTCGGCACCTGTCTGCGCCAGGACTGGAACTCGGCGGGGCTCCAGCTCATCTATGGCTTCGCGTTCGCCTGGCTCCTGCGCCACGCGGCGGATGCGCGCTTCTGCGTGGACTCCTGGCGGGCCGGGCGCGATTCTCGCTAG
- a CDS encoding glycoside hydrolase family 88 protein — protein MAGRVNKPSLSWLLIGSLCLLAVSPPARAFDEAAADRALAFARQQLERTATDPSIPPTQSPKSSLGGPWRLIANTDRVGWTQGFYPGLLWFMYEPGREPFWRDRADAWTRALEVQKTNQETHDLGFKFMPSFGQAYRLTGDPYYRDILLAAAGSLATRYHPKVGAIDCCDWNDPPWHVATVTDTLMDLELLFWAARNGGDPAWNDMALNHALRAAKDMVRADGGTWHVVDYDDSGRIVSKETFQGYSDSSTWSRGQAWAIYGFTMAYRYTHDPRMLQAARKVTEYYLARLPRDSVPNWDFNAPANEQQKDSSAAAVTASALQELSTYVKDKAVARRYREAALAMLDSLSSPAYLAQGTSNPGILLHGTAFYRTRINPKGDDIDASLIYGDYYFVEALGRFKRASAGDGYFPEFPEEPPPAEEPPPAEEPPPADSEPDPTQVLDTPANKAGVGCHAAPGCLLAIVGLLPWLMRRARRRPV, from the coding sequence ATGGCTGGCCGAGTCAACAAACCCTCGCTCTCCTGGCTGCTCATCGGAAGCCTCTGTCTCCTCGCGGTGTCCCCGCCAGCCCGAGCCTTCGATGAAGCGGCGGCGGACCGGGCCCTCGCCTTCGCCCGGCAACAGCTGGAGCGCACCGCGACCGATCCCTCCATTCCCCCCACACAGTCGCCCAAGAGCAGCCTGGGCGGTCCGTGGAGGCTCATCGCCAACACCGACCGGGTGGGATGGACCCAGGGCTTCTATCCGGGCCTGCTCTGGTTCATGTACGAGCCGGGGCGCGAGCCCTTCTGGCGCGACCGGGCGGATGCGTGGACACGCGCCCTGGAGGTCCAGAAGACCAACCAGGAAACCCATGACCTGGGCTTCAAGTTCATGCCCAGCTTCGGCCAGGCGTACCGGCTGACGGGCGACCCCTATTACCGGGACATCCTGCTGGCGGCCGCGGGCTCACTCGCCACGCGCTACCACCCGAAGGTGGGCGCCATCGACTGCTGCGACTGGAATGATCCCCCCTGGCACGTGGCCACCGTCACCGACACCCTCATGGATCTGGAGCTGCTCTTCTGGGCCGCTCGCAATGGAGGGGACCCCGCCTGGAACGACATGGCGCTCAATCATGCGCTGAGAGCCGCCAAGGACATGGTGCGAGCGGATGGCGGCACCTGGCACGTGGTGGATTACGACGACTCGGGCCGCATCGTCTCCAAGGAGACCTTCCAGGGCTACTCGGACAGCTCCACCTGGTCGCGAGGCCAGGCCTGGGCCATCTACGGCTTCACCATGGCGTACCGCTACACGCATGACCCGCGCATGCTCCAGGCCGCGCGCAAGGTCACCGAGTATTACCTGGCCCGGCTGCCCCGGGACTCGGTGCCCAACTGGGACTTCAACGCTCCCGCCAACGAGCAGCAGAAGGACTCCTCGGCGGCCGCCGTCACCGCCTCCGCCCTCCAGGAGCTGAGCACGTACGTGAAGGACAAGGCCGTGGCCCGGCGCTACCGCGAGGCCGCCCTCGCGATGCTCGACAGCCTCTCCTCCCCGGCCTACCTCGCCCAGGGCACGTCCAACCCCGGCATCCTCCTGCACGGCACCGCCTTCTACCGCACGAGGATCAACCCCAAGGGCGACGACATCGACGCGAGCCTCATCTACGGCGACTACTACTTCGTCGAGGCGCTCGGCCGCTTCAAGCGCGCCTCTGCGGGCGACGGGTACTTCCCGGAATTCCCCGAGGAGCCACCTCCTGCCGAGGAACCGCCTCCCGCCGAGGAGCCACCTCCAGCGGACTCCGAGCCCGACCCCACCCAGGTGCTGGACACGCCCGCGAACAAGGCCGGCGTGGGTTGCCACGCGGCACCTGGGTGTCTGCTCGCCATCGTGGGACTGCTGCCCTGGCTGATGCGCCGCGCCCGCCGGCGCCCGGTGTAG